The Lactobacillus acidophilus DNA segment TGCACGCAAATCTTCAATAGAAGCTTCTTTAATCTTCTTCAATGAGCCAAAATTCCTAAGTAATTTATTACGACTTTTTGGTCCAATTCCTTTAATAGAATCCAATCTACTTGATAAAGCATTCTTTGCATGACGCCTACGATGAAAAGTAATTGCAAACCGGTGTACCTCATCTTGAATACGTGTCATTAAGTAAAACCCCTCAGATTTAGGATCTAATGGGATTAACTTTAATGGAATACCATTAATTGGATCACCAAAAAGTAAATGATTAGTCCGGTGTTTATCATCTTTTACCATTCCGGCTACCGGAATATTTAAATTGAGCTCATTACGTAATACATCCTCACAAGCATCAACTTGAATTTGCCCCCCATCCATCAAAATTAAATCAGGCATCTTTTTATGTTCGCGAAGAAGACGGCCGTACCTTCTTCTAACAACTTCACGAGTATTTCTGACTTCATCACCACCATTTTGATGTTCTACTTCACCTTTTAGTTTATATTTACGATAAGAGGTTTTATCTGGTTCACCATCTTTAAAGACAACTAAAGCAGAAACTGGATCAGCTCCTTGAATATGAGAGTGGTCAAAACTTTCAATTACATGGCCATAAGGCAAGCCTAAGGCATCAAATATTTCTTTTTGTGCCCCCTTAGTTTTTCGATTGCCTAATTCTAATAATCTAAACTTATCATCTAATTTTAGTTTGGCATTATCTTTAGCCATATCAAGTAATGATTTTTTTTGACCTCTTTGAGGTGTTCTAACTGCTACATTTAAAACTTCAGCTAGAGTATCATCATCAAATCCTGAAGGAATCAATATTTCTTTAGGTAAAATTCGATTTTTTTGCCCATAAAATTGAACAATAAATGAAGTAAACGCATCTTCTGGATCAGCGGCGTCAGTTAAAGGAAACATTCTAGTTTCTCTTCTAAGTAATTTCGCCTGCCTTAAGAAGAAAATCTGAATGGAAATCCAAGATTTATCTACGTAATAGTTAAAAATATCACGTTGAGTATTATCATTAGAAATAATTTTCTGTTTTTCAACAGTTTCTTCAATATACTTCAATTGATCACGAATTTCAGCAGCTCGTTCAAATTCAAGATTTTCAGAAGCTTTTTCCATTTTGGTAGTTAAATCTTGTTTTACAGAGGTTATATCACCATTCAAAAAACTCTTAATTTTTTTAATTTGCTCATCATATTCTTTTTGAGGCACCTTTTTAAAGCATGCTCCCAAACATTGTCCCATATGATAATACAAACATGGACGTCCCTGATAGCCATGACAGCGTCTTAATGGATAAACCTTTCGAATAAACTTCAAAGTTGCCTGTGCAGCATAAACATTAGGATACGGGCCAAAATAATACCCCCCATCTTTATGTACTACACTTGTAAGACGAGTTTGCGGATCATGTTCTCTAGTGATTTCAATATATGGATACCCAGTTCCTTGTTTTAACTGAACATTATAATATGGTTGATATTTTTTTATTAAAGTTATTTCAAGTAAAAACGCTTCCTTATCAGTAGAAACAGTGATGATATCATAATCTCTAATCTCACGAACTAATTCAGCACGTCTACCTACTTGTTTACTTTTAAAATATGAACGTACTCTATTTTTTAAGTTCTTAGATTTGCCCACATAAATAACTGTACCATTGATATCTTTCATCAAATAACAGCCTGGTTTTTCTGGCAAAAGTTTCAATTTATTTTCTATTAATTCTGTCGCCATTTTATCGCATCCTACTAAAAATTTGTATTTAATAGTTTACCATAGCTTTTTTAAGAAGATATTAATTTTGCTTATTCAAATAGCTATCCACATTAAAACTTGATATATTAAAATAAAAACTCAGGAGAAATTTATATGACTAATATAGTTTTTGACTTAATTAACCAATCTGGCTATTTAGCCATTAGTCTTTTAATTGCAATTGAAAATATCTTCCCCCCTATTCCTTCTGAAGTTATTCTTTCTTTTGCAGGTTTTGCTACCCACCATTCTCAAATGACCGTACCATTAGTAATTATTGCTTCAACAAT contains these protein-coding regions:
- the uvrC gene encoding excinuclease ABC subunit UvrC, with the translated sequence MATELIENKLKLLPEKPGCYLMKDINGTVIYVGKSKNLKNRVRSYFKSKQVGRRAELVREIRDYDIITVSTDKEAFLLEITLIKKYQPYYNVQLKQGTGYPYIEITREHDPQTRLTSVVHKDGGYYFGPYPNVYAAQATLKFIRKVYPLRRCHGYQGRPCLYYHMGQCLGACFKKVPQKEYDEQIKKIKSFLNGDITSVKQDLTTKMEKASENLEFERAAEIRDQLKYIEETVEKQKIISNDNTQRDIFNYYVDKSWISIQIFFLRQAKLLRRETRMFPLTDAADPEDAFTSFIVQFYGQKNRILPKEILIPSGFDDDTLAEVLNVAVRTPQRGQKKSLLDMAKDNAKLKLDDKFRLLELGNRKTKGAQKEIFDALGLPYGHVIESFDHSHIQGADPVSALVVFKDGEPDKTSYRKYKLKGEVEHQNGGDEVRNTREVVRRRYGRLLREHKKMPDLILMDGGQIQVDACEDVLRNELNLNIPVAGMVKDDKHRTNHLLFGDPINGIPLKLIPLDPKSEGFYLMTRIQDEVHRFAITFHRRRHAKNALSSRLDSIKGIGPKSRNKLLRNFGSLKKIKEASIEDLRAAGLTLPQAQTVKLML